The Catharus ustulatus isolate bCatUst1 chromosome 16, bCatUst1.pri.v2, whole genome shotgun sequence genome window below encodes:
- the ELFN1 gene encoding protein ELFN1 has protein sequence MAGRRWAATSALCMCVAAVSLLHAGGARADCWLIEGDKGFVWLAICSQNQPPYESIPQQINSTIVDLRLNDNKIKSVQYASLSRFGNLTYLNLTKNEISYIEDGAFSGQFNLQVLQLGYNRLRNLTEGILRGLGKLEYLYLQANLIETVTPNAFWECPNIVNIDLSMNRIQRLDSNTFRGLNKLSVCELYSNPFYCSCELLGFLQWLEAFTNMTRTYDRMQCDSPPDYMGYYLLGQGRTGYRNALSMLSSLCTGGSYTVIPRFIPPRYQVTTVPSESPCSEEECSSGDGTTPQFSLFTPIGETEVRPNIQVKHLNHNSAVLTVQIPYPFSKMYILSQFENGFSSMITKLRKKEENITVSNLVAQRDYTYCVVSVHQYSKYNHTCVTITPTRPNRKEPVPTPSTATHYIMTILGCLFGMVIVLGVVYYCLRKRRQQEEKHKKAAGSMKKTIIELKYGPEMETTSITQLSQGQILGGETVTRIPYLPSAGEVEQYKLIESSETPKATKGNYMEVRTGEQPERRDCELSLAPDTQGSVAEISTIAKEVDKVNQIINNCIDALKSESTSFQGVKSGAVSTVEPQLVLLSEQIPSKHGFLSPVYKESYNHPLQRHHSMEAAPKRSSTSSSGSIRSPRSYRSEGSGHKSEAKYIEKTSPTTDTILTVTPAAAILRAEAEKIRQYSEHRHSYPSSHPGEQHDSMGGRKPSILEPLTRPRPRDLAYSQLSPQYHNLSYTSSPEYTCKPSHSIWERFKLNRKRHKDEEEYMAAGHALRKKVQFAKDEDLHDILDYWKGVSAQQKS, from the coding sequence ATGGCAGGTCGCCGGTGGGCCGCGACGTCAGCCCTCTGCATGTGCGTGGCGGCCGTGTCTCTCCTGCACgccggcggggcgcgggcggACTGCTGGCTCATCGAGGGGGACAAGGGCTTCGTCTGGTTGGCCATCTGCAGCCAAAACCAGCCCCCCTACGAGTCCATCCCCCAGCAGATCAACAGCACCATCGTGGACTTGCGGCTGAACGACAACAAGATCAAGAGCGTGCAGTACGCCTCGCTCAGCCGCTTCGGCAACCTGACATACCTCAACCTGACGAAGAACGAGATCTCCTACATCGAGGACGGTGCCTTTTCAGGACAGTTCAacctccaggtgctgcagctgggttACAACCGACTGAGGAACCTCACCGAGGGCATCCTCCGGGGCCTGGGGAAGCTGGAGTACCTCTATCTCCAGGCCAACCTCATCGAGACCGTCACCCCCAATGCCTTCTGGGAGTGCCCCAACATAGTGAACATTGACCTGTCCATGAACAGGATCCAGAGACTGGACAGCAACACTTTCCGGGGCCTAAACAAGCTCTCTGTCTGTGAACTCTACAGTAACCCCTTCTACTGCTCCTGCGAGCTCCTCGGCTTCCTGCAATGGCTGGAGGCTTTCACCAACATGACACGCACCTACGACAGGATGCAGTGCGACTCCCCGCCCGACTACATGGGCTACTACTTGTTAGGCCAAGGGCGGACTGGCTACCGCAATGCTCTGAGCATGCTCTCTTCCCTTTGCACTGGTGGCTCCTACACTGTGATCCCTCGTTTTATCCCTCCCAGGTACCAGGTGACCACGGTGCCCTCCGAAAGCCCCTGCTCCGAGGAGGAGTGCTCCTCCGGCGACGGCACGACGCCGCAGTTCTCCCTGTTCACGCCCATCGGTGAGACGGAGGTGCGCCCCAACATCCAGGTGAAGCACCTCAACCACAACTCGGCCGTCCTCACCGTGCAGATCCCCTACCCCTTCAGCAAGATGTACATCCTCTCCCAGTTCGAAAACGGCTTCTCCTCCATGATCACCAAGCtcaggaagaaggaggagaacATCACCGTGAGCAACCTAGTAGCACAGAGAGATTACACCTACTGTGTGGTCTCTGTTCACCAGTACTCCAAGTACAACCACACCTGTGTCACCATCACCCCCACCAGACCCAACCGCAAGGAGCCAGTGCCCACCCCTTCCACCGCCACCCATTATATCATGACAATCCTGGGCTGCCTCTTTGGCATGGTGATTGTCCTGGGCGTGGTGTATTACTGCCTCCGGAAGAGGCgccagcaggaggagaagcacaaaaaggctgcaggcagcatgaAGAAGACCATCATTGAGCTGAAGTATGGGCCAGAAATGGAGACCACCAGCATcacccagctgtcccagggacAGATACTGGGCGGGGAGACAGTGACCCGCATCCCCTACCTACCTTCTGCTGGCGAGGTCGAGCAGTACAAGCTGATTGAGAGCAGCGAGACCCCCAAGGCCACCAAGGGCAACTACATGGAGGTGAGGACGGGTGAGCAGCCTGAGAGGCGAGACTGTGAGCTGTCCCTGGCGCCAGACACACAGGGCTCTGTGGCTGAGATCTCCACCATTGCCAAGGAGGTGGACAAGGTGAACCAGATCATCAACAACTGCATCGATGCCTTGAAATCCGAGTCCACCTCCTTCCAAGGGGTGAAGTCGGGGGCAGTCTCCACGGTGGAGCCTCAGCTGGTGCTCTTATCAGAGCAGATCCCCAGCAAGCACGGGTTCCTTTCCCCCGTCTACAAGGAAAGCTACAACCACCCTCTCCAGCGACACCACAGCATGGAGGCGGCCCCCAAACGCTCCAGCACCTCTTCCAGTGGCTCCATACGGAGCCCCAGGTCCTACCGCTCCGAGGGATCGGGCCACAAATCCGAAGCCAAATACATTGAGAAGACATCCCCCACCACCGACACCATCCTCACTGTGACGCCGGCCGCGGCCATCCTGCGGGCGGAGGCGGAGAAGATCCGCCAGTACAGCGAACACCGGCACTCGTACCCCAGCTCGCACCCGGGGGAGCAGCACGACAGCATGGGCGGGAGGAAACCCTCCATCCTGGAGCCTCTGACCCGCCCTCGCCCCAGAGACCTGGCCTACTCCCAGCTCTCGCCCCAGTACCACAACCTGAGCTACACCTCCAGCCCAGAGTACACCTGCAAACCATCGCACAGCATCTGGGAGCGCTTCAAACTCAACCGCAAGCGGCACAAAGACGAGGAGGAGTACATGGCAGCCGGCCATGCCCTACGCAAAAAGGTCCAGTTTGCCAAAGACGAGGATCTTCACGACATCTTAGACTACTGGAAGGGCGTCTCTGCCCAGCAAAAGTCCTGA